The window ATACCTTTGTCATCACAAGCTCCAACTTTTagatgaggatccataggaataGGATTATTAACCTTTTTAGAACCAATATAACAGTCTCAGACAGagagatcaagaacatatttcctctgAGACAAGttaattcctttcttgataCAAACAAACCTATTCCTAGAAAATATGAGAGCCCCCAAGTCCTTCATCTGAAAGTGTTGCAATTATCGATCTGTGGTTTATCCATTCAATTTTGGCAGCCAAGTAAGGGTGCAACTCGGTAGCTAGgtcacattttttgaaaaacccaGGCCCAGCTTAAGTCACTTATCCCAACACACAATATAGCATGAAGATCTTATTTAGTTTGCGCTTTCCCGCATAGGCGACAATCGATCTTGTTGAATAACCCCCACCTCTTTCCTTTCCATTACAGCGATCTCACTCTGGTTCGAATCCCAGTGGTTTCCTTCTTTAAGGGAATTATTGCATAGTTTATTAGCAATATCTCATCCCCCAGGCTTTGAGCATAAGTTGTCTTTTTTTTGCATTGTATTTTTATTCTGGTGAACTGTGACATTACCTTTCCTGCTCCTCTCTTAAAAGGAAATTTGACAGCATCACTGATTTATGTGGTTTCTGATTTTATCAGAATTCTATATCAAGTATATTACTGCTGTTCCGTCTTCTAGTATCTTCTTCACCAAGTAGCTTTCTTGGTTGCAGGAAATCCAATCAAAGATGACATGACCATCATTCTAGGAATCAAGAGAAAAGGTCCAGGTGCCACAAACCATGCTTCTGAGGTGCAGAATGCAGTTATCGAACTTTTGCAGGATGAACTGGGCTTAGATGTCATCCTGGAACAACCTAGAATTCCAATTACTAGAAATGATTTTGGAAGCCCTTTCAACCCAGACATGAACAATGAAAATAACATGAACAGCAGGCTGCCCATTGACTTTGAACCCTTGGCCAGAAGACCTGCAGTATTACAAAGGCTAAAGGTCACAAGGAAGTCATTGTATCACTGGTTACAGAGAAGAGTAGGTGTCATTAGAAGATAAGTATCACATGACATCCTCCAAATCCAATTTTGTATATAGTTAGTATACAATTTCTGAAGCAGAATAAGCTCACTACATTGTAATATTTACAGATACTATGAATCATTGGAATAGTCTGTACAGCTGATGCTGcgatttaaaaaatgaaaactactgtcttttcttctcttctcttctcttctctttccagcTTCAAATTGTTGTGAAAAATAGAATTTGTTcaatccttttatttttaagtgtCAGGATGCAAGCACAATTGCAATAACCCGTATATCACTTCTTAGCATGCTATCCTATATTTGAACTCTAAATTACAGTTTTGcttgttctttcctttttgtcaAATTATTCACAATTGTACATGGATTCTTTTTAAGAGGTTGAAAACACATCTATTTTTGCTGATATTCTGTTATGATGTTGAAGCTGAAGATTTGGGGACATATCTGAACATGTGATAGGTGCCAAAATGCTAAATTGAGATGCTGTCCACCAACATTCTTGTTTCAACCTCACACAAAATGGACATGGATGTAAAATGAAAGTTGCTTCTGATTTGCAATGTAAACaatcatttcatatttttatctcATATGATGAAAGGAAGCAAAATCAAAGTTGCACCAAAAGTACAAACCGATCTATTTCAGTCGTTCTTACATGATACAGAGATGTATAAGTGGACAAAACTCACATTCCATCCCCAACAACAAGAAGGGGGTGGTAATACATGGGTTTAATACAGCACAGCCTCCTCTCTCCTTTTCCTATTTCATTCATAACCAGTCCTCCTGTTGTAGCTTGAGAGGCAAATACACTTCTGACAAGTACTGGAAACCAAAGGAACTCAATGCCTGAATCTCTGCCTTCTGCTTGGTCTTCACCATCAAAGACAACTCGTCAACCCACCCAGGATTCTTCTTCACAAAATCCTCCTCCAGCATATCCTTACCAGTCTTAATATCCTGCTCTGTCATGGGCAACCTACACTGCTCTGGTATTTTATATTTGTCCAAATCACTTGGCCTAATCCCCAACCACTTGATATCAGGCGTCGTCAGATTTGCACTATCGTATGACATGTTCTTTGATCCACATCCATAAACTGATAGAATCTTCAATCCATACGGATCACTATCCACAAGTGCGAGTACGGGAAGCTTCAGCTCAGTCTTCATCTTCCTCAAGAACAGCCTCGTTGCCACATCTGGCTGCCCTTTGGCAGTAACAATGATGCATGGGAACCGATTATAGAAGCGATCTTCGGCCAATCTCATATAAGCAGCATCCTTCTCAACCAGAAGAATGAAGAGGGCGTCACTCTGCATATCTCCAACACGATCGATATTGGGAGGAATAGCCTTTCCGCCCATCCCCATTTTAGTGCAATCGATCATATCACCGTTGTCGCTAAAAATGAGCCTTCCAACAACGATTCCCTTCTCGGCGGCGACGACATTGAGGCTGGACCTGGTGCATCCAAGCATACAAGAGACATCGTCAAGCACGGCATCGGACTGGCCTTGGTCTTGGAAGAGCTTGACGTCAGTGTAGAAGAGGTCTCGCTTGGTGACATGGATGTTCTTGAGGCAGAGCTGATGGACAAGCTGGAGAATACGAGTGGTGATGGTGGTCTTGCGGACGGTGGAGACGTTGGCATAGGGGCGGATGGAGGTCTTGTCCTTGAGGACGATGCGGTCGAGCTCGGGAATGTAGAGCTGGTTAGCGTTGCCACGGGCTGGAACGTCGAAAGAGAAGCCCGAGCCGGAGAGGATGGATTGCGTGATACGGAGAATGAGGCGTTCGATGGCGTCTTGAACGGATGAGAGGTTGAGGTCGGCAACTTCACGGCAGTTGAAAGAGAGGTCGAGATCcgatagggttagggttttctgagCGCTGGAGTTATTGGATCGGAGAGTCTCGACGAGATCTTTGAGGCTTGAGAGGATAACCTTGTCTGGTTTCAAGCGCTTCTTGAAGGGTATGACCTCATGCCCGACGCTGTCTTCGTCCTCCGAGTTCTGATCAGTTCGCCGCCGTTTCTTCTTGTCCGCCATTAGAAAATCTCAGTTctcagagagagtgagaaagaaAGACGGGAAATGACTCAAGTAGTGAACCTTGTGGTCACGGTATAAGTTTGGAAACGGTTGACCTATTAACCTTTTTAAAATCTTCGCTCTATTCCAACTTTACAGCTTCGTTTTTTGTGAGGGTACATGacggaaaataatcctctcgaATTCCTTAATTCGGTGGCAGCGCTatgtggagatgtcgacacttgGTTACTGCCACATCCAATGATTCATATCAATGAGTTTAGACTCTTGGATGCCGCAGCTgtcaggtgtcaacatctccatctagcactgccacactttagaAACTGAAAAGGATTAAAATCCATAAAATGACTGTCTTGCCCCCTTTGAAAAGTGGAAATCCCACCTCTCAAGGTGCTGTACTCTCATTAGCCCGTACTCCCCCATTGAGAATGCTTTTctaaaaaagattttttttgatTGAATGAGATTTTATTGAAAAGAAGGGCAAGGGATACACATGACTCCAAAAAGTATTTATGCCactaaaaaagaacaaaacaagtATGGAATGTaaaaacaggtttatcaaacgtTACAAAGACTCTGTCTCAGTATAGAAAcggaaaaaattattttttactatttctgAGCACAAAAACATTAGAGAGGTTATCAAACAGGTCCTAAATTAACAgaagtggtggcggtggtggtgttagtgggaagagggagagagtcaGGTTTATTgggttgttttttatttatttaattatgtttttttttaataaacaattcaaatctgtttctcGAATTACCaacaaaatttattattttatttcaccTAATTTATTCTAAAAAAAAGATACACAAAACAAATTGGACTTCACGTACATGTTTTGTTCCACATTTATctgaaaaaacacaaaaaacaccAGAATTATTTCTTATGAAGTTTGCCATACAGGGCCACAATGGGAGGTTGAGAGTGACCGGCAAAGGGACTAGATAATGGGCACTTAAGGGTAGCCCGGGGTGGGGCCCACAATGACCTATAGCACTGCTTTGTGTGGGAGTCACTCTAACCGTTGGGTAGGGGGAAGCCACCTAGGGTTTAGGAGTCTATCTATTGGGGAGGGGGAAGCCATAGGGTTTAGGAGTCTCTCTATCTGTTAGGGAGGGGAAAGCCACCTAGGGTTTTAACAATTGAATTAGATTGGCTGATTCTGACATAGTCGAGATCTAGACCGATCCATTCGATCGGAAGCAGTCCTGATTGACCCGGCTCTTGATTCCAGGTTTTTAAACTTTGGAACCACCCCCCACTTGGATCCCAAAAATACTAACTCCCCTTAAAACCCCgtttgagggtttttttttcttcttgtgattGTTTACAAGGTTTTGGTGTGTGGCCTGTGTCTGCGTAGCACAGTGTAGTTAGGCAGCGTGCAATAGAAGATCCGGATCCTTTGGTGCGATGAGAtttctaagaaaaaaagaaaagggaaatagTTCTCTGTCCGatagtgtggtctacgccagcactccaaTGTGTCTATCTCCTCTcccctcctcaaaacaagaggagcaaaaatatctttttacatgggaaagagagatgggcTCATGAAAATGTTGACGTAGGCCGCACTTtaagacagagaactttttctcaaaaaaatattATACTTATTTTTTCATTCCCATAAGAAAATTGAGAGATTTGGTTAACTAGACTGTACAAATGACCGGACAAGTGGACAaccactttttcttcttgtggAAATAGATAACCCTACTTTTattctcattttttattcatGTCTTTCACCGAGTCACGCACTCACGCCACCAATAGTTGCCCATTGGTTACATTTCACCAATTCCAGAATCTTGAGCGACAGGAAAATCCGGTCTCAGGAAGCTGAGGGGtaaaaaaaagaggtaaaacAATAAACGGCTTAAAAGGGAAGAACCAGAGAGTCATGTCATTCTAAGTATTAATTTACAAGGAGAGGAAAAATGAGGTTTGGCACCTTATTTAGAGTTTATCAGGGAAGAAGAACCAGAGAGTCATTTCGGCTGTGCCGCTTTGACGTTGCACGTTCATTCTCTCAGCTTCACTCTCAGTCTCAGCTCGAACGGTTGGTTTAACTTTCAgcttttttaattattgtttcATAGTCTGAATGTCATCTTCTCCGCAGTGATGCATTTTTAGGCTTCTCGGCCGATATTGTGTGCTTGCAGGCCTTCTTTTGGGATTGCGTTTGACATTGATGGGGTTATTCTTCTAGGCCGTACTCCCATCGGAGGCTCTCCACAGGCGCTGAGAAATTTATATGCAGATTCGGGTAGGAAACACTAACTATTCATTTGTTTGAATTTTTTCGCCAGACTTTACGTGTTCTCATTGCTTCAGAATATAGAGTGATTTTTAGGACTCCTGTTGCTTTGTTTCCCCAATTGAATTAACAATAGTCTTGTGTATTATCCGAGATTAAACATAGCAAAAATGAGCCCAGAAAGAAACCTTTTTCTTGATTGATCATTGAAACTTATCAATCAATGGAAAGGTTATTTCCAATGTTgggaaacattttttttttttcatttcgtatTTCGTTTACTGAAATACTGAGCATTATGAGAATTTGGTTGTTTCTCTTTGAACTGCTTCAACATCGTACGATCAATGTCGTTTGTTTGGTGCAACCATTTTTAATTCTACTTCTATATCCCCTCCCCTGTTTCCCGGGAATGAACCACTCACTGGAACATTTCTTCTTTTCAGGCGCTTTGAAGATCCCATTTCTATTCTTGACAAACGGTGGGTCATTTTTTAGCAATAACAGAAGGCTTCATCAAGAAATAGATTTAGATCCTTGGAGGGTTGTGATAGGAAGTACAATGGACTAATGCGTAAGTCCTTCTTGTCATTCCATTTGAGCAGGAGGTGGCATCCCAGAATCTAAGAGAGCCTCTGAGTTGAGTAATCTCTTGGGGGTAAATGTTTTACCTTCACAGGTACTGTTCAGAAGATtctgaaattgttataaatttgTCAGGATGTTGCTTTTCTGCTTGCACCCTCTTTTAATATTACTTAGGCTTCTTCATCTTTGTTACATCGCTATCAGTATCTTTCTATTGTTTATTCCCATGCAGGTTGTACAGGGCCATTCTCCTTTCAAAAACCTAGTAAATAGGTACCCAACCTATCTTATGTACAATTTTTGGCATAAAGTAATCTACATTCAGGCCGCATTATTTAGGGCTATTATTTATATTTAAGGTTTTCCTTGACATCTGAATGCCAAAAGAGCTTCATGTTCACTAGCTTATGAAACATCAAAATATCTTCTTCGTTTTATGTCTCTGTTAATTGGTTTTCGTGTTTCCCCCTGAAGATATGAGAATGAACTCATTGTTGCTGTTGGAAAAGGGGAACCTGCTGCAGTGATGTCAGAGTATGGCTTTAGGTAAGGTCTTGATCTGTAGATAAGGTCTTGATCTGTTGCCTTGGTCTGACTATTTACAGGTTTCATAGAATATGGAGTCAGTCATGATAAATTCCTGATTTGTCTGCATTTTCTGTATTGTAAATGCTTGCTTCCTAACATATTCTATTTGCAGAAAAGCTGTGTCAATAGATGAGTATTCATCCTACTTCTGTAACATTGATCCCCTGTCTCAGTTTAAAAGTTGGGCAACTAAGCAGGAAGTTAACAAGAATAGCACCTCCAAGGAGGTAACCAGAAAATGCAATGTTCTCTCAGAGAGAGTTCAAGCAGCATTTGTTGTTAGTGATTCTGTCGACTGGAGCAGGGATATTCAGGTTTTCATGTTTTCTAACTTGTAGCTTATCTGGTTCTCTGTTTCTACTACATTTGCATGTTATATGGCACCTTTCTCTTAGTGTTTTTATTTATGATCTGA is drawn from Telopea speciosissima isolate NSW1024214 ecotype Mountain lineage chromosome 1, Tspe_v1, whole genome shotgun sequence and contains these coding sequences:
- the LOC122647736 gene encoding DNA topoisomerase 6 subunit A, whose amino-acid sequence is MADKKKRRRTDQNSEDEDSVGHEVIPFKKRLKPDKVILSSLKDLVETLRSNNSSAQKTLTLSDLDLSFNCREVADLNLSSVQDAIERLILRITQSILSGSGFSFDVPARGNANQLYIPELDRIVLKDKTSIRPYANVSTVRKTTITTRILQLVHQLCLKNIHVTKRDLFYTDVKLFQDQGQSDAVLDDVSCMLGCTRSSLNVVAAEKGIVVGRLIFSDNGDMIDCTKMGMGGKAIPPNIDRVGDMQSDALFILLVEKDAAYMRLAEDRFYNRFPCIIVTAKGQPDVATRLFLRKMKTELKLPVLALVDSDPYGLKILSVYGCGSKNMSYDSANLTTPDIKWLGIRPSDLDKYKIPEQCRLPMTEQDIKTGKDMLEEDFVKKNPGWVDELSLMVKTKQKAEIQALSSFGFQYLSEVYLPLKLQQEDWL
- the LOC122651362 gene encoding uncharacterized protein YKR070W isoform X2, which gives rise to MRFGTLFRVYQGRRTRESFRLCRFDVARSFSQPSFGIAFDIDGVILLGRTPIGGSPQALRNLYADSGALKIPFLFLTNGGGIPESKRASELSNLLGVNVLPSQVVQGHSPFKNLVNRYENELIVAVGKGEPAAVMSEYGFRKAVSIDEYSSYFCNIDPLSQFKSWATKQEVNKNSTSKEVTRKCNVLSERVQAAFVVSDSVDWSRDIQVLCDILTTGGLPGTERSRHQPPLYFANDDLEYQAEFPSERLGMGAFRIALEGIFNRIHPSTLEYTSFGKPNPLVFKNAEETLKLLLSSYCNHIVSNGNTGSHPFKTLYMIGDNPSVDVKGARQAGHPWFSILTRTGVFKGKENHPEFPADLVVDTVQEAVEYILEKECTS
- the LOC122651362 gene encoding uncharacterized protein YKR070W isoform X1 is translated as MRFGTLFRVYQGRRTRESFRLCRFDVARSFSQLHSQSQLERPSFGIAFDIDGVILLGRTPIGGSPQALRNLYADSGALKIPFLFLTNGGGIPESKRASELSNLLGVNVLPSQVVQGHSPFKNLVNRYENELIVAVGKGEPAAVMSEYGFRKAVSIDEYSSYFCNIDPLSQFKSWATKQEVNKNSTSKEVTRKCNVLSERVQAAFVVSDSVDWSRDIQVLCDILTTGGLPGTERSRHQPPLYFANDDLEYQAEFPSERLGMGAFRIALEGIFNRIHPSTLEYTSFGKPNPLVFKNAEETLKLLLSSYCNHIVSNGNTGSHPFKTLYMIGDNPSVDVKGARQAGHPWFSILTRTGVFKGKENHPEFPADLVVDTVQEAVEYILEKECTS